The genomic region tcttctagacccagggatcaaacccgggtctaccgcattgcagacagattctttaccatctgagtcaccaggtcgCCGAGGTTATTGGTATTTATGAATTTTAGTTCTTAAGCAGACCTCTTGTGCTGTCCTGGGTCATGCCTCCATTGAATGTTATACTTcccgtgtgtgagtgtgtatttgcttttttaatttaactgtgataaaatatgcataacaaaactcaccatcttaaccatttttaagtgtttgcTCAGTGGCACTAAGTacgttcacattgttgtgcagccatcCCCTCCACCGTCTCCAGAAACGTCTCGTCTTCCCAAAATGAGACTCTGTCTTGATTCAACATTGACTCTTTATCTCCCCTCCCCTAGCACCCACCATTCTATTTTTGTCTCTGATTTTCACTGTCTTAGGGACCTCACACATCATGTTTGTActtttgcatctggcttctttcactgagcgtAATGTCCTCGAGCTTCATCCGTGTTGTAGCCTCTTAGCatgtgcttcctttttttttttttcaggttttaaaactttttatttgcatattaaaaaaattgtgcattccaataattaaaataatttgaacaacaacaacaaaaaaatggcaCTCTGATTAAACTGCATTTTACAGCCTGCAGAACACCTTGGACCAGTTTTTAACTCTAGATTTCACCGTCGTCCCACCCAGCTTCCTCCTTCACCAACATGCaagttcttttccttccctgccaGCCACACAGGCAGATGGGAGAGGCAGGCGCGGCCTACGTTGTCAGTAGTTCTCCATTCTTTGATGTGAAAAGGGGCAGCACAGTCATTTAAACTCGATCCAACCTCTCTGTATCTTACAAACTTAAACAgctaaaagaagtaaaataagaaGGCAATGCTTGTGGAATGTACAGTGCATACTGGCGGCGCACGCTTCATTATGACTCGCCTGCTTGCTTCTCCTGTTCAATCGTTTCTTTCGAAGGCAGTGGGTTTTTCTCTTGCGTTTCCGTTTTCTTCAATTTCGACTTATCGAACTTCTCAATCTCCGCCATATCGGGCTTGTCAGACATTGTTGCAG from Muntiacus reevesi chromosome 2, mMunRee1.1, whole genome shotgun sequence harbors:
- the LOC136157860 gene encoding thymosin beta-4 → MSDKPDMAEIEKFDKSKLKKTETQEKNPLPSKETIEQEKQAGES